The Streptomyces collinus DNA segment GTAGAGCGGCTTGACGGCGATGCCCTCCGGGGTCTCCCAGAGCAGGTCGTCCCCGCCGGACGCGTTCTTGACCGCCGCACGCCACTCGTCGGCGCCGCCGTCGGGGGCCGGGGTGCCCAGCTCGATCCCGGAGAAGTCGGGGATTGCCATCAGGACACAACTCCCATGCGGTCGAGGGTGGCGGACAGCACGGCGACGGCGTCACAGCCCGCGAACACGTACGCGTCGACACCGGGGTACTCCCCGGGACGGCCCGCGAGGAACACATGCCGGGCACCGGCGGCCTTCAGGTCCCGGACGGCGGCCTCGGCCTGCTCCGCGTACAGCGCGTCGCTGGAGCACAGCACGGCCTCCGCCGCACCGCTCTCCTCGAAGGTGCCGTCCGTGACCGGCTCGATGCCGCCGGCCTGGAAGAGGTTCGAGGCGAAGGTGAGACGTGCGGTGTGAGCCGCGGCCGGGCCCAGCGCGGCGAGGAACACCCGCGGCCGGGAGCCGGTCGCCGCGAGGTGGGCGTCGGAGCGGGCGCGCAGCGCCTCGTACGCCTCGTCACGCCGTACGCGCGGCAGGCCGCCGGAACGCGGCTCGGGCGCGCTCGCGCGGACCACCGGCTTCTCCGCGAGGAACGGGAACTCGCTGACACCGGTGACGGGTTCGCGCCGCTTGGCCAGCAGGCCCGCGCGGGCCTGCCAGGTCTCGGCGAGATCGCGCTCCAGGTCGCCCGAGCGCAGGGCGGCCGCCTGGCCGCCGATCCGCTCGATCCGCTGGAAGAACTCCCAGCCCGCGTGGGCGAGTTCGTCCGTGAGCCGCTCCACGTACCAGGAGCCGCCCGCCGGGTCGATCACCCGGGCGAGGTGCGACTCCTCGATGAGGATCGTGGAGGTGTTGCGGGCGATCCGGCGCGCGAAGGCGTCCGGCAGGCCGAGGGCGTGGTCGAAGGGCAGCACGGTGACCGCGTCGGCCCCGCCCGCGCCGGCGGCCAGCGTGGCGATCGTCGAGCGCAGCATGTTCACCCACGGGTCGCGGCGCGTCATCATCACCGGCGACGTCACGACGTGCTGGAGCTGCGCCCCCGCGCGCGGCGCCCCGCAGGCCTCGGCCACCCGGGCCCACAGCCGGCGCGCGGCCCGCAGCTTGGCGATCGTCAGGAACTGGTCGGCGGTCGCCGCGTACCGGAACTCCAGCTGCGCACAGGCCTGTTCGACACTGAGCCCGGCGCCGGTCAGCTCCCGCAGGTACGCCACCGCGGTGGCCAGCGAGCAGCCCAGCTCCTGGGCGGCCGAACCCCCGGCCTCGTGGTACGGCAGCGCGTCCACCGTCAGTGCCCGCAGCCCCGGGTACCCCTCGGCGCACAGCCGCGCGAGTCCGGCCGCCGGCGCGACGTCGCCCCGCTGCCCGCTGCGGGCCTCCTGGCCGAGCGGGTCCGCGCCCAGGTTGCCGCGCGCCCGCTCCGGGGCGACACCGCGCTCCTCGTACAGGCGCAGCAACTCCCGCGCGGCGGGCTCGGTGTCGGGCCCGGCGTCGAGGACGACCGGGGCGAGGTCGAGATGAACCCCGTCGAGCACCCGGCCGAGCTCCGGCACCGGGATGCCGGAGCCGCCCACGCCCAGCCAGAGGGAGGTGACGCCGTTCTCCAGGTCCGTCAGCACCGGGCCGCCGTCGGTCACCGTGTGCCGCTGCCGTACGTCCCAGCCGCCGAGGGTGTTCCCCTCGGCCCGGCCGCCGCGCACAAAAGGCGCGAACCCGGGCAGGCCCGGCTCCGGCGCGGAGTCACGGGCGGTGTAGAGAGGGCGGGTGCGCAACCCGTCCTCCAGGGCGGTGGACAGGGCTTCCTCGGCCTCGGCGCCCTCCACGTCCTTGCCCGACTTGCGCAGGACACCCGCCACAAGGCGCTGCCACTGCTCATGGGGCACGTCAGGGAATTCGCCGGCCAGCTCAAGCCCGTCGTCAGGCAGGACCGTCATGCTCGGATGCTAGGTCACGGACACGAAGGAGCAGCAGTGGGCACGGCTGTGACCTTTCCCTCGCCGAGAATGTGGTCCTGATCTCCACCTGCCGCTCTTGAATCAGGGCAGGTCAGGTACTAGAGGAGCAGGATCGGCGCTCAGGTGCCGGGACTCCTCGGGCGGCTTTCGAAAGAACCAGCGCATTCCCCTGCCAATTCCGGTTGCCGAACAGACGGAAAGTGAACGGGTGCTCGATGTCAACCCCTCGGCATCCCCCGACGGAGTACTGTGCGTGCCTGATCGGCATCCCTGCGCCCCATGCTCCGCATGAGCGGCATGAGAGACGTCGATCCCCTGCCCGACAGGCGAGTATCCCGATACGCTGAATTGGGTGCGCCTTGTCGAGCGGGCAGCTACGGGGGGTGAGAAGGCGTTGCTTGTCAGCCGGACTTCGACTGCCGTGGTACGCGTGTGGTGCATGATGAACCACCCGCGCTGCCGCCGCAATGACGAACCTCATGGTTCCCAGACCCACGCCGCGCGACGGAACCCGTTATCAGGGCGGACGGAGCAAGGGCATTGGGACTGAGTCTGTTACGCGGCAGAACCAGGGCCGGACTGCCGCGCATCGTCGTCGGTGCCTGCGTCGCCCTGGCCGCCGGAGCGGTCCTCGGCCTGCTGACCCACCCTCAGGACCTGGCGCACACGCCCGGATACCTGTACGCCGCGGGACTCCTTCTCGCCATCGGACTCTACGGCAGCACGCACGACATCGACTTCGCCGAAGTCAGGCGCTCCCTCAAGGTCGTCCTGGTCGCCGTCACCGTCGGCGTCGTCGTCAAGGCCTCCCTCATCGCCACCGTCATGGTGCTGGCCTTCGACCGGCCGGAATACCTCGTCCTCGGTATCGCGGTGGCCCAGATCGACCCCCTGTCGGTCGCCGCCACCCAGCGCAGCGACCGGGTGTCGCCGCGCGCCAAGGCGATCCTCTCGGTCTGGGCCGCGTTCGACGACCCCATGACGGTCCTGCTCACGGTCTACTTCTCCGCCCTCGCCCTCCGGTACGGCGCCGGTCCGGCCGGTGACGGCTCGGTCGTCGCGGACACCGTCACGGTCTTCGGCGATCTGCTCCTCAACCTGGTCCTGTTCGCCGCGGTGGCGGCCCTCTGGTGGGCGGCCACCGTCTGGTCCGGCCGCGGCGGCCCGGCGCGGCGGCCCGGCACCCGGCCTCCCGCCGACGTCGTGGCGCTGGTGCTCGTCGTCGCGCTGATCCTGTTCGCCGCGCAGGACATGATGGTCCTCGCCGTGGCCCTGACCGGACTGCTCGTACGACTGGGCCGCTTCGGCGCGGGCCTCGAACCGGCGGTCGCCCTGGCCTTCCTCATCGCCTCGGCCGTCCTCGGCGTGGTCCTCGCCTCCGGCCAAGTCCTCCTGCGGGAAGGGCTCGTCCTCGGCGCGAGCGCGTTCGCCGCGCAGCTGCTCGTCACGCTGCTCATCAGCCGGCTGCTGGTGCGCCCCCGGCTGACCTGGCCCGATCTCGTTCACCTCGGATTCGGTCAGCAGAACGGCATCACCGCGATCCTTCTCGCCCTCGCCCTGGAGCCGAGGTTCCCGGGCACGGTGGGCGTCGTCGGGCCGGCGATCCTGACGGTCAACCTCCTGCACCACACCTTCCAGTGGGCCCGTGTCGACCGGTGGCGGCGGGACCCCTCCACGGCACCGGAGCCTCAGCACGCTGCCACACCGATGAGCCAGGAACTGAAACCGGAACCCGGATGAGCCAGGGGGAGGCATGGGCCGGTCACACGCCTCGCCGGTATCCCGGCCGCACCGCACACCACGTACGACACCGGGCGATCCAAGGGGACGGGACGCCCGGAGCACGATCTCGGGGGAACACACCATGCCGTACATCCACTGCAACATGTTCGGAACGCCTCCCGTGGGAGGCGAACCGCCGTGGCTCCCGTACGAGCCACTGGTGCCATGGTGCGTCGAGGGTCACGAGGACCTGTGGGTGGAACTCGATCACGTGCCCGTGGCGGTGCACACCTTCCGCAACCAGGTCGTTCAAGTGGCACGCACCATCACTCCGGGCCGGGACGGCCGCGGTCACCTGGTCGTGGTGAGCGGACTGCCCGGCACCGGCAAGAGCAGTCTCCTCCATCAGTGCGTCCACGAGTTCGCCCGAGGACTGGAAGAGCCCGAGGGCGGCTCCGACGGCCGGCCCGGCACCGAGCGGCAGGGGGGCGATCCGGCGTCATGGCGGGGTCGCGATCCTTCCGGTGCGATCTCCATCGTGCCGGTCACCGGTGTGCGGAACGACGGGCGCGATCTGGAGTCGTCGTCCAGCGGGCACATGGAACCGCCGGAGCTGAAGACGGTCATCAGCCGTATCTTCCGTTCCATCCTGCGCGAACTGAAGACAACGCCCGGATTCAGAGAGGCGTACGGTCCCGAGATCGACTCCTCGGACCACTGGGGCTCATGGCACGCCATCACCGACGCGCTGGCGCAACTGGGCCGCAGACTCGCGGTGATCATTCCGCACATCCAGTGGGCGGACCGTGTCTCCCGCTGGGCCTTCCTCCGGTTCTGTCATCAGAAGGCCGACCGCGGGGTGGTCTTCTTCATCGAGACGGAGTACACCGAGCTGGAGAAGGAGATCGGCCTGATTTTCAATGAAACTCAACGGCGGGGCGTCACGCACCTCAAGACCGGAGCGCTCGCCCGGGAGGACTGGGGCAGATATCTGCGGCTGTGGATGGAGCTTCCGGGAATTCCGAACCCGAAGGTCGCCATCCATGACGATCTGCTCGACTGCGAGCCGGCGCCCTGGGTCTTCGTCAGCATTTCGAAACTCCAGACCTTTCTGCGTGAGGCGGCCGACGAAGCACTGCAGGCCGACGAGGCCTATTTGCGGCGAAACCACGTTGTTCCCCGGTTCGACAGGAAGCAACCGAACCCGGACGACTTCCTGAGAAGGGACCCGTCCGATCCGGACGACCCCGCGAAGGAACCACCTGAGACGGCCGGTTTTGAGCCAGATGAACTTCCTGACGACGAAGAGGACCGACGCGATGAGCCCTGACGTCTTCCCGGTCGAGGGGGAGAACCCCTTCCGAGGCAGTACGAGCGTCCAGTTGGAGGGATTCGCCGACAGCACCCAGGTCGGAACCGGACCCCCGCGTGAGCCCATCCATGTGCGCAGGCGGATCAACGAGCAGCTCATGGAGCACGTGCAGCGCTACCTCCAGCACACCGGAGACTCCTCGACCCGGGGCCGAGTCCTCGCCCTCGTCGGTGAGTTCGGTCTGGGCAAGAGCCACCTCGCCGCCCAGGTCACGGACGTCCTCAGGGAGAGCACCCCCCTGCCCGCCCTGTGGGTGATCGGTCAGCCCTCGGTCGACATGCGGTCCGTCTTCCAGCACCGTGTCATGAGCCCGCACGACGACATCGAAGCCATGGCCGACTTCATGCAGGCCATCACCGACTACTACGCGGACGTCACGGCGGAGCTGCTGGAACAGGACGACACCGGCCGGCTGGGGGCCGCCCGTGAGGAGTTCCTGCTCGGCCTCAGGGACCGGCGGCTGGATCCGCAGAAGATCGCGCGGGCCTTCGACCTCGACGAGGAGCTCATCCACAGCCACCTCCGCCGGCACCTGCGGGGCGTCACCGACCACCGGGCCTTCGCCACCGCACTCGCCCTGCTCCCCAACCAGGTGTACCAGGAGGACATCTTCAACTGGCTGTCCGGCGAGGCCCCGGCGCCTTCCCTGCAACAGCGGGGCGTCACCCAGCCGATCCAGGGCATCCAAGGGGTCTTCGAGGCGTTCGCGGTGTTCAGCCTCGTCTACGGCCAGAGCGACCGCCCGTACGCGCTGGTGCTGGACGAGGTCGACAAGATCGTCGACTGGACGGCACAGGACCGGGCGCTGTTCCTGAACGCCTTCGAGATGCTGGTCAACCGGTACGTCAACCAGGGCGGCCTGCTGGTCTTCTGCGTCCGGCCCGACCTCTGGAGCTCGCTGCCCGCCTCCCTGCACGAGCGGGTGCTTCCGCTGTGGCTCGACAGCTGGGAGCGCCCCGCGACCGAGGAACTGATCAAACAGCACCTGCTCGGGTCGGGCCGCGTGCCACCGGACAAGTCCTGCGCGCCGTTCTCCGACCCCGCCGTGACGCAGATCGTGACCCTCTCCGACGGGGTGCCCCGGCAGATCCTGCGGATCTGCGAAGGGGCCTGGGACCACGCCGCGCTCAGCCGCAGTCCGAAGATCGACACCGAAGCCGTGCACGAGGCGATCCGGACCACCCACGAGAAGCGGCCGATGGGCGAAGCCGCGCGCCTGCTGGAACGTGTCCTCGCCGGCGACCAGTGGTGGCACAACGTGCCGCCGCGTGACCTGGCGGATCTGCCGGGGCCGCCGGGCTCGGGCGAACCCCGCTGGATCGAGGTCACCCGGACGGCGTGGATCGTGCTGCTGCCGGTGCGGTCGCTGCTGACCCGTTCCGGCGTCGGGGACATCGCCGGTTTCCTCGGCCACGCGCGCGACGTCGCGGGGTCGGCCGGCATCGAGATGCTCGTCGTGGTCAACGGCCACGCGTGCCGCCAGATGCGCCGGCAGGTCGCCGACGCCACCGGGACCATGCCCCTGGTCCTCGACGACCCCCGCTTCGACACCGCACTGCGCAGCGGTGTCCAGAGCCTCGCCGAGCGGCTGCGGGCGAGCCGGGACAGCACCGTGCTGGAGAAGCTGTCCAACCGGCTGGACGTCCTCCAGGGACAGCAGCAGACCCTCCTGGAACGCGTCGACAGCATCGACCACCGTCTCGACAACCCGCGGATCCTCTCCCCGGCTCCGACGGCCGATTCTCTGGCGGAGCGGCTGCCGGAGCCGGTGCGGGCGCACTTCCGGGAGGCCCAGGAAGCACTGGACCGGCTGCTGGAGGAGGGGGAGGGGCCACGCCTCAGCCTCGTGCCCGTCGCCCGGAGCGCCGCCGGCCGTCCGCCGCGTCCGCGCCGGCTGCTCGTCGACGACACCGCCCTGCGGAGCATGGGAGCGGTCGTCCTGGCCCGCCGGCTGCTGGAGGCGTTCCGCGACGCGATCGTCGGCTGGTGGGAGGCCGAGGCGCCCGGCGGTGACACCGAACGCCTCGCCGGACGCGACCAGGGAGAACTGTTCGCCATCTGCAGGGGGTTCGAGATCTCACTGGAGTCGCTGCCCCGGCTGGACCGGGGCGGCGCCGACCCGCTGAGCGGCCCGCCGGGCGCCGCGACGGACCCCGGCGAACGGGCGCAGGACCGGCTCGCCCAACTCGCCGACCGGGTGCTGCGCGAGCTGGGCGAGGCGTTCAGCGGCGGTTCCGCACCTCGGCTATGAGATCGCGCAGGCGCTCCTCCGCCACGGCCACCTGGGGCTGGCGGAACGTGACTCCGACGACGAAGTCGCCCTCCCCGTCGCCCAGCCAGTGCATGTAGAAAGCCCCGTCCACGACGTCGAGGACGAGGCGTCGGATCGGGGCACGGGTGACGGGGGCGATGACGCCCGCCAGGTCCGTCAGCTCCTCACGCAGGCGGCTGACGAGGTCGCGGTATATCGCCCGGCGGGCCGCGACCGAGACGACCGCGAAGGAGTCCTCCAGCTCCTGGTGCTCGAAGGTGTCGCCGGAACAGACCAGCGACCAGTCGCGGTAGTAGGCCGCATAGTGCAGGTCACCCGGATTGAGATGGCTGTGCCACGTGCTCCGCAGCCGCTGGGCCTCCTGCATGTCGCGGGTGAGGACGTGCATGAACAGCGAACCCGAGGGGACGACGGGCTCCTTCCCCTCCTCGTCGCTGCCGCCGAGCAGTTCGTCGACCTGATGACGCCCGGTCCTGATCTTGCCGACCAGCTTGTTCATCTTCTTGTCCATGGCGTCGCAGCCGGGCCCGGACGCACTGATGCCCACCAGGTACTGGGCGTCGTGCAGACGTGAGCACTGCATACCGCCCTCCGGGGTGACGACGAGGACCCGCATCAGGTAGCCGACGTCGAGCCGTCTCATCGCCTCCTCCGCCGCCAGGACCCAGCGGACCAGCCGGCGTCCGGGCCGGCCCTCGGCGTCGGCCTCGTCCTCCCAGGCCAGCCCTCCGGGGAACGGCTCGGCCTCCGCCTCGCGGACGGCGAAGACGACGGTGTTGCGGACGACGTGGGTCACGGACCGGATCTCCGGGCAGGCCGCGACCGCGGCACGGCACTCCTTGCTCAGGTGCCCGTAGCTCTGGCTGACTTGCGGCACGCTCAGGAGCCGGGGCTCGCTCACCGCCGCCGAGGCGTCCGGATTCATCTAGGTGCAACTCCTTTGCGCAGACGGCGTACGCGGGGCACCGCGCCTTCGGTTCACACGAACAGTTCCACGTCGATGTCCCGGCGCACCCGGGGCAGTTCGCCGCTGCCGGACGCGCCCCGCTGCCCGGCACGGGTCATGGCGAGGTTGCCGGCGGCGATCGCCCGGGCCGGGTGCCGGTTCAGGCCGAGATGGTCGTAGCCGCGCTGGGCGCTCTCCTCCAGTTCCACCGCCTCCTCCTCGGCTCCGCATGTCACCAGGGTTCCCGCCAGGGCGACGGCGGACGCCAGGGTCCAGGGGTGACGGCCGCCGAGCACCGCCTCCAGGCCGCGTTTGGCGGCGAGGCCGGCCTCCCGGGCCTCTTCCGGCCGGCCCGCGCCGCGCAGATGGACACCGAGCCGCATACGGCACAGGTGGGTCGAGGGATGGCCGGGGCCGAACCGGCCCGACAGGGCGGTCAGGCAGCGCTCGGCGTACTCGACCGCCGGTTCGTGCTCGCCCAGCAGATGATGGTCGATGGCGAGGCTGAACCGGCACCGCTGGGTGATCATGTGCTGCTCTCCCAGCATGCTGACGGCCATGTCCAGGGCCCGCGTGTCGCGTTCCCAGGCCCGGTCGGGATCGCCGAGCCTGCGCTCGCTCACGGCGAGACCGTTCTCCGCCACGACCGTGATCGGTACCCGGTTGACCGCGGGCCGCGCCGTGCCGCGCGGCGTCCAGCCGTGCTTGAGCAACTGGTACGACTCCGCGTCCTGGCCGAGCAGCCGGTGCATCTCCGCCAGCCAGGGGACCATGTCCCTCACGGCGGGGTCGTCGTCACCGCCGATGGCCCGGCGCTGTTCGTAGACCTGGCGGTACAGCCGCATGCCCTCGGTGTAATCACCGGCGGCGGCATAGCACCAGGCCAGGTTGCGGTGGACCCGCTCGGTGCTGCCGTGCCGCGGGCCCAGCAGCCGCTTCATGCCGCGGGCGGCGTGCAGGGCCTCGTCGAGGGCATCGGCGACATGGCCCGCCGAGCCCAGGTTCGCCGCGTAGCTCTCGGCCATCTGCAGGGAGCGGGGGTGGGCGAGACCGAGATTGCCCCGGTACTCCCGCAGCACCTCGAGGGCGAGCGCGCCGGATTCCTCGTACTCGCCGCGCAGGTGCTGCGCGTCGGACAGCAGAACGCGCAGTCGCCGGTGTTCGAGGCAGTCGTTCTCCGTCCAGCTCCGCAGGGCGAGCCGGCCCACGCGCAGGCACTCCTTGAGCGCCTCCTCCTCCTGGCTGCGGACGAGGTCGGCCAGGTGGATCAGCAGCGACTGCTGCACCATGGGGCGGGTGTCCTCCCAGAGCCGCAGCGCCTGGATCTGTCTGCCGCGCCGGGTGATGGCCTCGGGGGTGGGAGTGGCCGGGCCGTCGGCCATGCCGAGCAGGTCGGCGCCGAGCACCGCGCGCAGCTGAGTCTCGATGCGCGGTGCGTCGCCCAGCTGGCCCACGATGAGGTCCCGCAGCACCCGGTGCTGGCGGACGGGCTGTGCGGGACGGGCGAAGTCGAACTCGAGCAGTCCGTGCTGGTGCAGCACCCACAGCGCGGCATCGACGAGGAGGATGTCCGCCGGCCGGACCGGCTTCCCGTCCGCCGTGTGATCCGGGCCCGCCGCGGCCAGCGCCGCCCTCATCGGCCGGGAGCGCAGCATCCGCAGGTCGACCCCGGCTCCGGTGATCAGCGCACAGGCGTCGATCAGCCAGTTCAGCGCCGCCACCCCCGCCGGCTCGTGGGCCCATGCCTCGGCCGCCGCGCTGTGGCGGACGGAGGAGCGGGCCATGCGCAGCAGGATCTGTGTCCCCGCCTGCGCGCCCGGTCCGTAGGTCTGCTGCTGGTCGGTGAAGGCGTCGAGGAACGCGTCGACGGCGGTGTGCCGGGCCTGGGCCTCGCTGAGGTTGTCCCGCTCCTCGACCCGGGTGGCCTCGGCCCTGATCCAGCAGGCGGCCAGGCGCAGGGCGAGCGGCAGCGGACCGACCCGGTGGACGACGTCCCGTGCGTGGGACGGCTTGAGGCCGGGCAGCAGCGTCAGCAGCAGGGCCTCGC contains these protein-coding regions:
- a CDS encoding cation:proton antiporter, translating into MGLSLLRGRTRAGLPRIVVGACVALAAGAVLGLLTHPQDLAHTPGYLYAAGLLLAIGLYGSTHDIDFAEVRRSLKVVLVAVTVGVVVKASLIATVMVLAFDRPEYLVLGIAVAQIDPLSVAATQRSDRVSPRAKAILSVWAAFDDPMTVLLTVYFSALALRYGAGPAGDGSVVADTVTVFGDLLLNLVLFAAVAALWWAATVWSGRGGPARRPGTRPPADVVALVLVVALILFAAQDMMVLAVALTGLLVRLGRFGAGLEPAVALAFLIASAVLGVVLASGQVLLREGLVLGASAFAAQLLVTLLISRLLVRPRLTWPDLVHLGFGQQNGITAILLALALEPRFPGTVGVVGPAILTVNLLHHTFQWARVDRWRRDPSTAPEPQHAATPMSQELKPEPG
- a CDS encoding methylmalonyl-CoA mutase family protein, yielding MTVLPDDGLELAGEFPDVPHEQWQRLVAGVLRKSGKDVEGAEAEEALSTALEDGLRTRPLYTARDSAPEPGLPGFAPFVRGGRAEGNTLGGWDVRQRHTVTDGGPVLTDLENGVTSLWLGVGGSGIPVPELGRVLDGVHLDLAPVVLDAGPDTEPAARELLRLYEERGVAPERARGNLGADPLGQEARSGQRGDVAPAAGLARLCAEGYPGLRALTVDALPYHEAGGSAAQELGCSLATAVAYLRELTGAGLSVEQACAQLEFRYAATADQFLTIAKLRAARRLWARVAEACGAPRAGAQLQHVVTSPVMMTRRDPWVNMLRSTIATLAAGAGGADAVTVLPFDHALGLPDAFARRIARNTSTILIEESHLARVIDPAGGSWYVERLTDELAHAGWEFFQRIERIGGQAAALRSGDLERDLAETWQARAGLLAKRREPVTGVSEFPFLAEKPVVRASAPEPRSGGLPRVRRDEAYEALRARSDAHLAATGSRPRVFLAALGPAAAHTARLTFASNLFQAGGIEPVTDGTFEESGAAEAVLCSSDALYAEQAEAAVRDLKAAGARHVFLAGRPGEYPGVDAYVFAGCDAVAVLSATLDRMGVVS
- the fxsT gene encoding FxSxx-COOH system tetratricopeptide repeat protein encodes the protein MSEADGRISRPRVTAFCSTAEDIGQTTTLLNTAVLLARSGRRVLVLDGRNADVRTRHYVRSVTPATALLPDEEGGPSVEEWYPAGAARPIGLATLKGPDPLSAVSGAGPDHPAFAGYDDVLIDAPLPRTEEQTAQLARLPDLLVVCFTADSSFIEDAAALAWGILRHAERPLDVIALALQTDWSHEDQLRIARDRVGPSFARLYGRPVRYLEIPYHAMSARSARLGTELDSGNGFAERVLPALERLVAALDRPDPVAPADVTLVHTSRHAVWADWIEAQLRTLGVEVARRTYSGWRPERPAEDAAVLLLQPTTVRPDEQRALRTLSDPGIRMVLIDGETLPPGFAHHQQIDLRRHDAHRAGELLLRGLSLPVPRRLPCSPHRFPSVPNRTNIAARSVTFVGREDLLDDIREALRGLAGQGRPCLLRGAPGVGKSEALLEFCHRFGGSYDVVWWLRADASENVRASLAALGDALGEPTAQELSGHIRALRARADETGERWLLVCDELDDVALLNEVTDLLPTPSGDCHILLAARAGQGPAPAGAVHVAPFSRGESEALLLTLLPGLKPSHARDVVHRVGPLPLALRLAACWIRAEATRVEERDNLSEAQARHTAVDAFLDAFTDQQQTYGPGAQAGTQILLRMARSSVRHSAAAEAWAHEPAGVAALNWLIDACALITGAGVDLRMLRSRPMRAALAAAGPDHTADGKPVRPADILLVDAALWVLHQHGLLEFDFARPAQPVRQHRVLRDLIVGQLGDAPRIETQLRAVLGADLLGMADGPATPTPEAITRRGRQIQALRLWEDTRPMVQQSLLIHLADLVRSQEEEALKECLRVGRLALRSWTENDCLEHRRLRVLLSDAQHLRGEYEESGALALEVLREYRGNLGLAHPRSLQMAESYAANLGSAGHVADALDEALHAARGMKRLLGPRHGSTERVHRNLAWCYAAAGDYTEGMRLYRQVYEQRRAIGGDDDPAVRDMVPWLAEMHRLLGQDAESYQLLKHGWTPRGTARPAVNRVPITVVAENGLAVSERRLGDPDRAWERDTRALDMAVSMLGEQHMITQRCRFSLAIDHHLLGEHEPAVEYAERCLTALSGRFGPGHPSTHLCRMRLGVHLRGAGRPEEAREAGLAAKRGLEAVLGGRHPWTLASAVALAGTLVTCGAEEEAVELEESAQRGYDHLGLNRHPARAIAAGNLAMTRAGQRGASGSGELPRVRRDIDVELFV
- a CDS encoding ATP-binding protein; the protein is MELDHVPVAVHTFRNQVVQVARTITPGRDGRGHLVVVSGLPGTGKSSLLHQCVHEFARGLEEPEGGSDGRPGTERQGGDPASWRGRDPSGAISIVPVTGVRNDGRDLESSSSGHMEPPELKTVISRIFRSILRELKTTPGFREAYGPEIDSSDHWGSWHAITDALAQLGRRLAVIIPHIQWADRVSRWAFLRFCHQKADRGVVFFIETEYTELEKEIGLIFNETQRRGVTHLKTGALAREDWGRYLRLWMELPGIPNPKVAIHDDLLDCEPAPWVFVSISKLQTFLREAADEALQADEAYLRRNHVVPRFDRKQPNPDDFLRRDPSDPDDPAKEPPETAGFEPDELPDDEEDRRDEP